aaaaaataaaatttactattaaaaaaatattttgttatgagcTATagatttacctattttttttaaaaatatatatatatatatatatgacttgcggaccctaaaattacaaatataatttctcgtTCTAAACACGTAACGTACGGATTGCATTTGCACCTTTGATTCTTTGAacaattttatcatttcaaaaaaaaaaaaaaaaaaaaaaggcatccTTTCAACGTGGCTTGATTTTGTTCATCCATGGCCATGGGCTTTAGTTTATCCCTAGCTAGCCTTAAGGGGAATTACGAGGaacatgaagaagaaattatCAAGTCACTCTGGAGCAACCACCACAACTTGTTTTCCAACATTGCGGCCTGTAAAGAGTCCAACTAGAGCCGCCGGCCCACTCTCCAGGCCTTGTGCTTTGTCTTCAACGTATACAATCTTTCCTTCCTTGATGTAAGGCAGAACCAACTCCAAAAACTTGGGATAAAGATGGTAGTAATCGGGAACCAGGAAGCCTTCTACGCGGACACGTTTCGCAACCAGATACATTAGATTGTGAACACCTTCGGCCTGGCCGCCGAGGTTGTACTGTGAGATCATCCCGCACACGGCAATGCGGCCGCCAATCTTCATGTTTAGTAGCACTGCGTCCAGCATCTTTCCCCCAACATTCTCCCAGTAAATGTCAATGCCTTCGGGGAAGTATCTGCAAAGAATGATAACAATATTATAGCATACATTGCTTAATTTGGTTGAATATTAGGAAAGAAGTGTACTCTGCCACTGACTTTTTCAAAGCTGCATTCAAGTCAGGCTCTTCTTTATAATTGAAACCGTCGTCAAACCCAAACTTGTTTTTCAGAAGATCCACCTTTTGTTGGACATATGATCGATGAGAGGAAAAACAAGACACAGCAAATTAAGAAGAAGCCTCGAGTTAATGAGGTTGCTCACTCTGTTAACTCAATCAACTATCTATCTAACAGTATTATGCACACCTTTTCTTTGCTACCAGCACTCCCAACAACATAGCAACCCTGCAACTTTGCAAACTGACCAACAAGCTGACCAACTGCTCCTGAAGCAGCTGAAATGAAGACGTACTGTCCTTTCTTTGGAGAGCAAATCTCATAAAATCCAACATAAGCAGTCATACCAGGCATACCTACACATCACAGAGATCATATTATTGCATTCTAGAGATCTGGGAATCAACTCAGACATCATATTAATCTTAGAAAACTTAGTAGCAATATGAGAAAACTGAGTTCAGATTCTTTTGAATATACTCCCTTTTTTAAGTATCTTAATAAAATGGTGGGGATACATTGTATTTTGCAAACCAAAATATAGAATATCGTAATATCGACTATTCCTTTTCCAGAAATATCTATATATCAGAGAAATAAATGGAGAAGAAGCTTAATTACCAAGGATTCCAGTATAGTAGGAAAGAGGAACATCAGTGTGTTGGATTTTAGTCAATGTGTCTGCTGCTGGTTTTGTAAGGACGCTATATTCTTCCCACCCGGTTATTCCCCAGACCAAGTCGCCTTTCTCAAAGTTTGGGTGCCCAGAATCCAAAACTTCAGCCACTCCGTATCCTCTGATTGGCTGCATGCCAGCTTCAATGTCAAACAATGTTGATCACATCGACACGCATTCAACAACGttgatttcaattttcattttttatcgGTGAAACTCCAAAACGAGAACTTCAAAAAGTCAAAAAGGGTGAATGAGATTATGAGTACGTAGAAACTCACCAAACCGGGCTGGAAGGAGACGAAATGGGTCGAAGGTTCGTACTTGGTCATGCGGCTTCGCTGGGAGGGATCGCAGGACAAGTAGAGGTTCTTCACTAAAACGCCGTCGGAACCAGCTTGATCAGGAAGCTTCAGCTTTATGGTGCCGGTGGTGGTCACGCACATGTCCGATTCTTTTGGAAAGCCAGACGCCGGCACGTACTCTCTCAATATCACCTGCTTGTTCCTCACTACAACTGCTGCTTCCTCTGATCCACCCACAATCGCCATTTTTCTTAACTGTGATCTCCCACCTCTGATCCTTCTTATCCTCCCTgtaatgtgtgtatatatatatttatggggAGGGAAGAGTGTGGGCAGGAGACAGGTATGGCCCGTGGGGGTTGGGAACGATAAAACCGATAGATGAAAGTTTCCAATGTTCAAAAGGATCTCAAAGCCGCCAGAGGAATCTAACTATCTATTTGTCATTGTGGGCGACAACGACGATGTAGGAATAGGGCATATATGTATATGCCGCCCGACCACACAACAATACAAATACATAACCTGAAATTATGTTTGGTGGATAGAGTGCATGGATACAAGTCTTCATAAAGTAtatgggtagtgataggcttactacctatctactacccatctactacttgtagtgtttttatttttttattattttattttaaatatttttttaacatccttaatcattaagaaaaaatttaaaaaatatataaatttactaattatcacttccttaactattaagtaaaataaaaaattataaaaaaaatcaaatataaaaaaagtaataaatgaatagtaagagagtagtaaccctatcattttccaaagtATATATAGTCttgacatcatttttttttggatatggCGATGATTTTTTGAATGGTCAGGTGGTGATAAGATAAAGGAGAACACACAATAATGATAAGCTAGcgataaattataattaatatacaagtAATATTATACGCCAACTCTCATCCCACTATGTAAGATATGATATTACTATTGGATAATAGTAATcatctaataatgataaatgtatTCCATCTTACATAGTAGTGGTGTATAGAtcgaatttttcttaatatatatatagatgacactaa
This window of the Juglans regia cultivar Chandler chromosome 12, Walnut 2.0, whole genome shotgun sequence genome carries:
- the LOC109005049 gene encoding 2-alkenal reductase (NADP(+)-dependent)-like, with the translated sequence MAIVGGSEEAAVVVRNKQVILREYVPASGFPKESDMCVTTTGTIKLKLPDQAGSDGVLVKNLYLSCDPSQRSRMTKYEPSTHFVSFQPGLPIRGYGVAEVLDSGHPNFEKGDLVWGITGWEEYSVLTKPAADTLTKIQHTDVPLSYYTGILGMPGMTAYVGFYEICSPKKGQYVFISAASGAVGQLVGQFAKLQGCYVVGSAGSKEKVDLLKNKFGFDDGFNYKEEPDLNAALKKYFPEGIDIYWENVGGKMLDAVLLNMKIGGRIAVCGMISQYNLGGQAEGVHNLMYLVAKRVRVEGFLVPDYYHLYPKFLELVLPYIKEGKIVYVEDKAQGLESGPAALVGLFTGRNVGKQVVVVAPE